In the genome of Vicia villosa cultivar HV-30 ecotype Madison, WI linkage group LG7, Vvil1.0, whole genome shotgun sequence, one region contains:
- the LOC131616291 gene encoding uncharacterized protein LOC131616291 isoform X2, giving the protein MYGGPSSKMGRAGPKRLSSSFPPPPPHRPPSSSSSRLSLGGSARKTPPAVEETFSLVSGSNPPAFSMIIRLAPDLIEEIKRVEAQGGTASMKYDPNPNNPNGNIIDVGGKEFRFTWSKDGDLCDIYEQRQSGVDGNGLLVESGCAWRKVNVQRILDESTKNHVKMRSEEAERKLKSRKAIVLEPGNLSAQSNVKAMVAVEATTWKNFNKKRDAALKKRKVETLQDKQDTNAVFEKEVPTRTSNAIRAKPGGKGNNGSNPIDLQSMLISLLKDKPNGMTFKALEKAVSDTLPSSLKDLEPILKKIAKYQSPGRYILKPAVDPESFKKPPTERGSSPVENQNQTPAHEEFHNQISAPQGGFEEKVPNDDLEETIQVKSKVGEESNILEKIDMQHASPDLFGDKKGSDYSEGRAGSSSASGSDSDSESNSSDSGSDSRSRSKSPAGSGSGSSSDSESDVSSSSKEGLEGSDEDVDILSDDEKEPKLKVETYDQKISLPIPEKSPDGRSMQNEFDEKEDGNEFDAVDIEKDSPEEQRAQMGLTTDSISDRVGKYAEEAEPFSPDYQQLQERKNYIGSLFDERESEVKDSSRNEHSDSSDKLSKDTHKRGSELKNIDEKFEGTKNLKARNSTRESYSPGADVQKFGNSRNFSPFEFTEDTGKGPNIQMGNRADRQGNTNLGFQKGYNRALPGNSNSDLPQTGQRSFDQSPLGNPSYPLEKSDKLGGSTRHNRKHSGKDSRAREASHVQENISHRDAQKEDIYASGKKVPRSSWDDNNGSKQSQLPMDSNYQKQSEMVGKLKEGRQGTQSYLGTSPKDNYRTGFNKSPAVNGRGISLQREHSDLELGELRESTPDETIVAKEFERRGSFKHMENRSNTLEDLNSNMTKVKPSLKTTLDSGKPSSAFINSGFPSNLENTNKKNVDYHFEDSTKSHSRVMQTHSQHLKADNADIGSQNKPSDMSTKSRNNESGINHDIDLDGRSESNRRASANGSKQETKRGVVSYPAKESKRQTPNSFEEVADGRKDPIFADRNNSDQKKRESSSDENSCSYSKYDKEEPELKGAITTFSQYKEYVQEYQDKYESYLSLNKILEDYKIEFQKFGDDLEYAKSRGDMDGYDNIAEQIKESYRRCGSRHKRLKRIFIVLHEELANIKQRIQDFAESYRD; this is encoded by the exons ATGTACGGCGGACCCTCCTCCAAAATGGGCCGCGCCGGCCCCAAACGCCTCAGTTCGTCCTTCCCCCCTCCGCCGCCTCACCGTCCGCCTTCCTCCTCCAGCTCCCGTCTCTCCCTCGGTGGCTCTGCCCGGAAAACCCCGCCGGCGGTGGAGGAGACTTTCAGCCTTGTATCCGGCAGCAATCCACCTGCTTTCTCTATGATCATAAGGCTGGCGCCGGACCTTATCGAAGAGATCAAGCGCGTGGAAGCACAAGGTGGCACTGCCAGTATGAAATATGACCCTAATCCGAATAATCCCAATGGAAAT ATTATCGACGTTGGTGGGAAGGAGTTCAGATTTACATGGTCGAAGGACGGTGATCTATGTGATATTTATGAACAGCGCCAAAGTGGTGTAGATGGAAATGGTTTGCTTGTTGAATCTGGGTGTGCCTGGCGCAAAGTGAATGTACAGCGTATCTTGGACGAATCAACAAAAAATCACGTCAAAATGCGGTCAGAGGAAGCCGAACGCAAGCTCAAGTCACGCAA AGCCATTGTCCTGGAGCCTGGAAACCTGTCTGCGCAGAGCAATGTAAAGGCGATGGTAGCTGTTGAGG CTACAACATggaaaaatttcaataaaaagaGAGATGCTGCTCTTAAGAAAAGGAAAGTGGAAACTCTTCAAG ACAAGCAAGATACCAATGCTGTCTTTGAGAAAGAAGTCCCTACCAGGACAAGCAATGCTATTAGGGCCAAACCAGGAGGCAAAGGGAATAATGGATCCAACCCAATAGATTTGCAGAGCATGTTAATTTCTCTCCTAAAGGATAAACCTAACGGAATGACTTTTAAG GCCTTGGAGAAAGCAGTCAGTGACACACTTCCAAGTTCCTTAAAGGATCTTGAACCAATTCTGAAAAAA ATTGCAAAATACCAGTCCCCTGGACGATATATTTTAAAGCCAGCGGTGGATCCGGAAAGCTTCAAGAAACCTCCGACTGAAAGGGGAAG TTCGCCTGTAGAAAATCAGAACCAAACACCTGCCCATGAAGAGTTTCATAATCAGATATCAGCTCCACAGGGAGGTTTCGAAGAGAAAGTTCCAAATGATGATTTGGAGGAAACAATACAAGTAAAATCCAAAGTGGGAGAGGAATCAAACATATTGGAAAAAATTGATATGCAACATGCTTCACCTGATTTATTTGGTGACAAAAAaggttctgattatagtgaaGGGAGGGCAGGCAGCTCCAGTGCTAGTGGAAGTGACAGTGACAGTGAGAGTAACAGTAGTGACAGTGGAAGCGACAGCAGGAGCAGAAGTAAGAGTCCTGCCGGATCAGGGAGTGGGAGTAGCAGTGACAGTGAAAGTGACGTGTCTTCCAGCAGCAAGGAGGGATTGGAGGGTTCTGATGAGGATGTAGATATTTTGAGTGATGATGAAAAAGAGCCAAAGCTCAAAGTGGAAACCTACGATCAAAAGATTTCCTTACCCATTCCAGAAAAATCTCCTGATGGAAGATCTATGCAGAATGAGTTTGATGAGAAGGAAGATGGTAATGAATTTGATGCAGTTGATATTGAAAAAGATTCGCCAGAGGAACAGAGAGCTCAAATGGGGTTAACTACAGATAGTATTTCTGATAGAGTTGGCAAATATGCAGAAGAGGCAGAGCCTTTTTCACCTGATTATCAACAGCTACAGGAGCGCAAAAATTATATAGGGAGTTTATTTGATGAAAGGGAAAGTGAAGTCAAAGATAGCTCTAGGAACGAACATTCTGACAGCTCTGATAAGCTATCTAAAGATACACATAAGAGGGGTTCTGAATTGAAGAACATCGATGAGAAGTTCGAAGGTACAAAGAATTTGAAAGCAAGAAACTCGACTCGTGAGTCATATTCTCCGGGTGCAGATGTGCAAAAATTTGGAAACTCAAGAAATTTTTCTCCTTTTGAATTTACCGAAGACACTGGTAAAGGTCCTAATATACAAATGGGGAATAGAGCTGACAGACAAGGAAACACCAATCTTGGTTTCCAGAAAGGATACAATCGAGCATTGCCTGGAAATTCTAATTCAGATTTACCACAGACAGGTCAAAGGTCCTTTGACCAAAGCCCTCTAGGAAACCCTTCCTATCCATTGGAAAAATCAGACAAACTCGGTGGAAGCACAAGGCACAACAGAAAACACTCAGGAAAGGACTCCCGTGCACGTGAAGCTTCTCATGTGCAGGAAAATATATCTCATAGAGATGCTCAAAAGGAAGATATTTATGCCTCTGGGAAAAAAGTCCCCAGGAGTTCCTGGGATGATAATAATGGAAGTAAGCAGTCACAATTACCCATGGATTCTAATTACCAAAAACAAAGTGAAATGGTTGGTAAGTTAAAGGAAGGCCGACAAGGTACACAGTCATATTTGGGAACCTCACCTAAGGATAACTACAGAACTGGTTTTAATAAGTCCCCTGCTGTTAATGGGCGAGGTATCTCGCTTCAGAGAGAGCATTCAGACTTGGAGTTGGGAGAACTTCGCGAGTCCACTCCTGATGAAACCATCGTTGCAAAGGAATTTGAGCGAAGAGGTTCGTTTAAACATATGGAAAACAGATCAAACACTCTAGAGGACCTGAATTCAAATATGACTAAAGTAAAACcttcattgaaaacaacattAGATTCTGGAAAGCCATCCTCGGCGTTCATAAATTCCGGTTTTCCTAGCAATttggaaaacacaaacaaaaaaaatgtaGATTATCATTTTGAAGATTCAACAAAGTCTCATTCTAGAGTTATGCAAACTCATTCGCAACATTTGAAAGCAGATAATGCAGACATTGGATCTCAGAACAAACCATCAGATATGAGTACCAAGTCTAGAAATAATGAGTCCGGCATAAACCATGATATTGATTTGGACGGTCGCAGTGAAAGCAATAGAAGAGCGTCTGCAAATGGatcaaagcaagagacaaaacgTGGAGTGGTTTCCTACCCTGCGAAAGAGAGTAAAAGACAAACACCTAATTCATTTGAAGAGGTGGCTGATGGAAGAAAGGATCCAATATTTGCAGATAGAAATAATAGTGACCAAAAGAAGAGAGAATCTTCCTCTGATGAAAATAGTTGCTCTTATTCAAAGTATGACAAGGAGGAACCTGAATTAAAGGGAGCTATAACAACATTCTCCCA atacaaagaatatgtgcagGAATACCAAGATAAATACGAAAGTTACCTCTCTTTGAACAAGATTTTGGAGGATTACAA GATTGAGTTTCAGAAATTTGGCGATGATTTAGAATACGCTAAAAGCAGGGGAGATATGGATGGATACGACAACATTGCAGAACAGATTAAGGAATCCTATAGGCGATG
- the LOC131616291 gene encoding uncharacterized protein LOC131616291 isoform X1, producing the protein MYGGPSSKMGRAGPKRLSSSFPPPPPHRPPSSSSSRLSLGGSARKTPPAVEETFSLVSGSNPPAFSMIIRLAPDLIEEIKRVEAQGGTASMKYDPNPNNPNGNIIDVGGKEFRFTWSKDGDLCDIYEQRQSGVDGNGLLVESGCAWRKVNVQRILDESTKNHVKMRSEEAERKLKSRKAIVLEPGNLSAQSNVKAMVAVEATTWKNFNKKRDAALKKRKVETLQVGGPPKTSNRSGLMSTNTTAKGKRSSPLPSSPDHFAPSSSPRGAVNISKIIDDPVPSQMTDKQDTNAVFEKEVPTRTSNAIRAKPGGKGNNGSNPIDLQSMLISLLKDKPNGMTFKALEKAVSDTLPSSLKDLEPILKKIAKYQSPGRYILKPAVDPESFKKPPTERGSSPVENQNQTPAHEEFHNQISAPQGGFEEKVPNDDLEETIQVKSKVGEESNILEKIDMQHASPDLFGDKKGSDYSEGRAGSSSASGSDSDSESNSSDSGSDSRSRSKSPAGSGSGSSSDSESDVSSSSKEGLEGSDEDVDILSDDEKEPKLKVETYDQKISLPIPEKSPDGRSMQNEFDEKEDGNEFDAVDIEKDSPEEQRAQMGLTTDSISDRVGKYAEEAEPFSPDYQQLQERKNYIGSLFDERESEVKDSSRNEHSDSSDKLSKDTHKRGSELKNIDEKFEGTKNLKARNSTRESYSPGADVQKFGNSRNFSPFEFTEDTGKGPNIQMGNRADRQGNTNLGFQKGYNRALPGNSNSDLPQTGQRSFDQSPLGNPSYPLEKSDKLGGSTRHNRKHSGKDSRAREASHVQENISHRDAQKEDIYASGKKVPRSSWDDNNGSKQSQLPMDSNYQKQSEMVGKLKEGRQGTQSYLGTSPKDNYRTGFNKSPAVNGRGISLQREHSDLELGELRESTPDETIVAKEFERRGSFKHMENRSNTLEDLNSNMTKVKPSLKTTLDSGKPSSAFINSGFPSNLENTNKKNVDYHFEDSTKSHSRVMQTHSQHLKADNADIGSQNKPSDMSTKSRNNESGINHDIDLDGRSESNRRASANGSKQETKRGVVSYPAKESKRQTPNSFEEVADGRKDPIFADRNNSDQKKRESSSDENSCSYSKYDKEEPELKGAITTFSQYKEYVQEYQDKYESYLSLNKILEDYKIEFQKFGDDLEYAKSRGDMDGYDNIAEQIKESYRRCGSRHKRLKRIFIVLHEELANIKQRIQDFAESYRD; encoded by the exons ATGTACGGCGGACCCTCCTCCAAAATGGGCCGCGCCGGCCCCAAACGCCTCAGTTCGTCCTTCCCCCCTCCGCCGCCTCACCGTCCGCCTTCCTCCTCCAGCTCCCGTCTCTCCCTCGGTGGCTCTGCCCGGAAAACCCCGCCGGCGGTGGAGGAGACTTTCAGCCTTGTATCCGGCAGCAATCCACCTGCTTTCTCTATGATCATAAGGCTGGCGCCGGACCTTATCGAAGAGATCAAGCGCGTGGAAGCACAAGGTGGCACTGCCAGTATGAAATATGACCCTAATCCGAATAATCCCAATGGAAAT ATTATCGACGTTGGTGGGAAGGAGTTCAGATTTACATGGTCGAAGGACGGTGATCTATGTGATATTTATGAACAGCGCCAAAGTGGTGTAGATGGAAATGGTTTGCTTGTTGAATCTGGGTGTGCCTGGCGCAAAGTGAATGTACAGCGTATCTTGGACGAATCAACAAAAAATCACGTCAAAATGCGGTCAGAGGAAGCCGAACGCAAGCTCAAGTCACGCAA AGCCATTGTCCTGGAGCCTGGAAACCTGTCTGCGCAGAGCAATGTAAAGGCGATGGTAGCTGTTGAGG CTACAACATggaaaaatttcaataaaaagaGAGATGCTGCTCTTAAGAAAAGGAAAGTGGAAACTCTTCAAG TTGGAGGTCCCCCAAAAACCTCCAATAGATCTGGATTGATGTCAACAAATACTACTGCCAAGGGAAAACGTTCTTCTCCTCTTCCATCGTCACCTGATCACTTTGCTCCTTCTTCCTCTCCACGGGGAGCTGTAAATATCTCTAAAATTATTGATGATCCTGTGCCATCACAAATGACAGACAAGCAAGATACCAATGCTGTCTTTGAGAAAGAAGTCCCTACCAGGACAAGCAATGCTATTAGGGCCAAACCAGGAGGCAAAGGGAATAATGGATCCAACCCAATAGATTTGCAGAGCATGTTAATTTCTCTCCTAAAGGATAAACCTAACGGAATGACTTTTAAG GCCTTGGAGAAAGCAGTCAGTGACACACTTCCAAGTTCCTTAAAGGATCTTGAACCAATTCTGAAAAAA ATTGCAAAATACCAGTCCCCTGGACGATATATTTTAAAGCCAGCGGTGGATCCGGAAAGCTTCAAGAAACCTCCGACTGAAAGGGGAAG TTCGCCTGTAGAAAATCAGAACCAAACACCTGCCCATGAAGAGTTTCATAATCAGATATCAGCTCCACAGGGAGGTTTCGAAGAGAAAGTTCCAAATGATGATTTGGAGGAAACAATACAAGTAAAATCCAAAGTGGGAGAGGAATCAAACATATTGGAAAAAATTGATATGCAACATGCTTCACCTGATTTATTTGGTGACAAAAAaggttctgattatagtgaaGGGAGGGCAGGCAGCTCCAGTGCTAGTGGAAGTGACAGTGACAGTGAGAGTAACAGTAGTGACAGTGGAAGCGACAGCAGGAGCAGAAGTAAGAGTCCTGCCGGATCAGGGAGTGGGAGTAGCAGTGACAGTGAAAGTGACGTGTCTTCCAGCAGCAAGGAGGGATTGGAGGGTTCTGATGAGGATGTAGATATTTTGAGTGATGATGAAAAAGAGCCAAAGCTCAAAGTGGAAACCTACGATCAAAAGATTTCCTTACCCATTCCAGAAAAATCTCCTGATGGAAGATCTATGCAGAATGAGTTTGATGAGAAGGAAGATGGTAATGAATTTGATGCAGTTGATATTGAAAAAGATTCGCCAGAGGAACAGAGAGCTCAAATGGGGTTAACTACAGATAGTATTTCTGATAGAGTTGGCAAATATGCAGAAGAGGCAGAGCCTTTTTCACCTGATTATCAACAGCTACAGGAGCGCAAAAATTATATAGGGAGTTTATTTGATGAAAGGGAAAGTGAAGTCAAAGATAGCTCTAGGAACGAACATTCTGACAGCTCTGATAAGCTATCTAAAGATACACATAAGAGGGGTTCTGAATTGAAGAACATCGATGAGAAGTTCGAAGGTACAAAGAATTTGAAAGCAAGAAACTCGACTCGTGAGTCATATTCTCCGGGTGCAGATGTGCAAAAATTTGGAAACTCAAGAAATTTTTCTCCTTTTGAATTTACCGAAGACACTGGTAAAGGTCCTAATATACAAATGGGGAATAGAGCTGACAGACAAGGAAACACCAATCTTGGTTTCCAGAAAGGATACAATCGAGCATTGCCTGGAAATTCTAATTCAGATTTACCACAGACAGGTCAAAGGTCCTTTGACCAAAGCCCTCTAGGAAACCCTTCCTATCCATTGGAAAAATCAGACAAACTCGGTGGAAGCACAAGGCACAACAGAAAACACTCAGGAAAGGACTCCCGTGCACGTGAAGCTTCTCATGTGCAGGAAAATATATCTCATAGAGATGCTCAAAAGGAAGATATTTATGCCTCTGGGAAAAAAGTCCCCAGGAGTTCCTGGGATGATAATAATGGAAGTAAGCAGTCACAATTACCCATGGATTCTAATTACCAAAAACAAAGTGAAATGGTTGGTAAGTTAAAGGAAGGCCGACAAGGTACACAGTCATATTTGGGAACCTCACCTAAGGATAACTACAGAACTGGTTTTAATAAGTCCCCTGCTGTTAATGGGCGAGGTATCTCGCTTCAGAGAGAGCATTCAGACTTGGAGTTGGGAGAACTTCGCGAGTCCACTCCTGATGAAACCATCGTTGCAAAGGAATTTGAGCGAAGAGGTTCGTTTAAACATATGGAAAACAGATCAAACACTCTAGAGGACCTGAATTCAAATATGACTAAAGTAAAACcttcattgaaaacaacattAGATTCTGGAAAGCCATCCTCGGCGTTCATAAATTCCGGTTTTCCTAGCAATttggaaaacacaaacaaaaaaaatgtaGATTATCATTTTGAAGATTCAACAAAGTCTCATTCTAGAGTTATGCAAACTCATTCGCAACATTTGAAAGCAGATAATGCAGACATTGGATCTCAGAACAAACCATCAGATATGAGTACCAAGTCTAGAAATAATGAGTCCGGCATAAACCATGATATTGATTTGGACGGTCGCAGTGAAAGCAATAGAAGAGCGTCTGCAAATGGatcaaagcaagagacaaaacgTGGAGTGGTTTCCTACCCTGCGAAAGAGAGTAAAAGACAAACACCTAATTCATTTGAAGAGGTGGCTGATGGAAGAAAGGATCCAATATTTGCAGATAGAAATAATAGTGACCAAAAGAAGAGAGAATCTTCCTCTGATGAAAATAGTTGCTCTTATTCAAAGTATGACAAGGAGGAACCTGAATTAAAGGGAGCTATAACAACATTCTCCCA atacaaagaatatgtgcagGAATACCAAGATAAATACGAAAGTTACCTCTCTTTGAACAAGATTTTGGAGGATTACAA GATTGAGTTTCAGAAATTTGGCGATGATTTAGAATACGCTAAAAGCAGGGGAGATATGGATGGATACGACAACATTGCAGAACAGATTAAGGAATCCTATAGGCGATG